The following proteins are co-located in the Candidatus Phytoplasma asteris genome:
- a CDS encoding metal ABC transporter permease has product MFALEFNYTVVKVLLAASFLGFTSGILGVFIILKKQALIGDALSHTALPGIALVYLFARSTDIWVLWLGAILASFVTLLLMELIKKYSKIKSDTVLSLVLASFFGLGNVLIAIAQNTGEDNKIATLEKFILGQIALVTELDMISTGIMALITLVVVVGLWKEFKIYIFDDKFAQSVGFNTKIMTFILNFLLIGVVVISLKIIGIILTSAFLIMPGVIARQFSDRFVTNVIVASIVTFFSSLIGVFISNSVQDMPTGPIIIVITTLFIALSLLFSPKYGVISRYVQKIKYQKKIKKFRQLIHLYYEQEETHTLSLPIIQIESFLWKEKYLMLQNQKAQLTPKGIKLVENLIDGIV; this is encoded by the coding sequence ATGTTTGCTTTAGAATTTAATTATACTGTTGTTAAAGTGCTTTTAGCAGCTAGTTTTTTAGGATTTACATCAGGTATTTTAGGTGTTTTTATTATCCTGAAAAAACAAGCCTTAATTGGAGATGCTCTTTCTCATACCGCTTTGCCAGGAATTGCCTTAGTTTATCTTTTTGCTCGTAGTACAGATATTTGGGTTTTGTGGCTGGGTGCTATTCTTGCCTCGTTTGTTACTTTGCTTTTGATGGAACTTATTAAAAAATATTCCAAAATTAAATCAGATACAGTCTTATCGTTAGTGCTTGCTTCTTTTTTTGGTCTTGGCAACGTTTTGATTGCCATTGCTCAAAATACTGGTGAGGATAACAAAATAGCTACTTTGGAAAAATTTATCTTAGGGCAAATTGCTTTAGTAACTGAACTAGATATGATTTCTACTGGCATTATGGCTTTAATTACTTTAGTTGTGGTAGTTGGCTTGTGGAAAGAATTCAAAATTTATATTTTTGATGATAAGTTTGCCCAAAGTGTAGGATTTAACACTAAAATTATGACTTTTATTCTTAATTTCTTATTAATTGGAGTAGTAGTTATTAGTTTAAAAATTATTGGTATTATTTTGACAAGTGCCTTTTTAATTATGCCAGGAGTAATTGCTCGTCAATTTAGTGATAGATTTGTTACTAATGTTATTGTTGCTTCCATTGTTACTTTCTTTTCTAGTTTAATTGGAGTTTTTATAAGCAATAGTGTACAAGATATGCCAACAGGACCAATTATTATTGTTATTACTACTTTATTTATTGCTTTGTCCTTGCTATTTTCTCCTAAATATGGAGTTATTAGTAGATATGTGCAAAAAATTAAATATCAAAAAAAGATTAAAAAATTTCGTCAACTTATTCATCTTTATTACGAACAAGAAGAAACTCATACTTTGAGTTTGCCAATAATTCAAATAGAAAGTTTTTTATGGAAGGAAAAATATTTAATGTTACAAAATCAAAAAGCCCAATTAACACCTAAAGGAATTAAATTAGTTGAAAATTTAATTGATGGTATTGTTTAA
- a CDS encoding iron-sulfur cluster assembly scaffold protein, whose amino-acid sequence MFDAKKHEIIMKHYHNPQNQTDVRLPGYIPFEKQTSYCGDKVIIQLKCDNNKIIDIKYEANVCSICVASASVMSVYLQHLTKTQALNKINHFMAMVQNQTYDSTLLNSDLKSFDIVYQLPGKINCVLLPWQTLQEFLLG is encoded by the coding sequence ATGTTTGATGCTAAAAAACACGAAATAATTATGAAACATTATCACAATCCACAAAATCAAACCGATGTTCGACTTCCAGGCTATATTCCGTTTGAAAAGCAAACTTCTTATTGTGGTGATAAAGTTATTATTCAATTAAAGTGTGATAACAATAAAATTATAGATATTAAATATGAAGCTAATGTTTGTTCTATTTGTGTTGCTTCTGCCAGTGTTATGTCAGTTTATTTGCAACATTTAACCAAAACACAAGCCTTAAATAAAATTAATCATTTTATGGCTATGGTACAAAATCAAACTTATGACAGCACTTTGCTTAATTCTGATCTAAAATCATTTGATATAGTTTATCAATTGCCAGGTAAAATTAATTGTGTTTTGTTGCCTTGGCAAACTTTGCAAGAATTCTTACTTGGATAA
- a CDS encoding metal ABC transporter ATP-binding protein, whose product MKKEIAIKIRDLTVAYHLKPVLWDIDLDIYQSSLTAILGPNGAGKSTLIKTILELIPKVSGEVLFYNQKYGQVRKKISYVPQRNSVDWDFPTTVFDVVLMGRYGHLGWFKKPTAKDKEIVMQSLEKTGMQDLKDRQISELSGGQQQRIFLARALAQQGDIYFMDEPFQGVDIQTEKKIIQVLKDLQKENKTIIVVHHDLETVTQYFDHVVLVNVQKIASGTTDEVFNQTNLTKTFQNKQLKKDIHNLQTPKKTK is encoded by the coding sequence ATGAAAAAAGAAATAGCCATTAAAATTAGAGATCTAACTGTAGCTTATCATCTAAAACCAGTTTTGTGGGATATTGATTTAGATATTTATCAAAGCTCTTTGACAGCTATTTTGGGTCCTAATGGTGCTGGAAAATCTACTTTAATTAAAACTATTTTAGAATTGATTCCCAAAGTTTCTGGAGAAGTTTTATTTTATAATCAAAAATATGGACAAGTAAGAAAAAAAATTTCCTACGTGCCACAAAGAAATTCAGTTGATTGGGATTTTCCAACTACTGTGTTTGATGTTGTTTTGATGGGCCGCTACGGACATTTAGGATGGTTTAAAAAACCAACTGCTAAAGATAAAGAAATAGTAATGCAATCTTTGGAAAAAACAGGAATGCAAGACCTTAAGGACCGTCAAATATCTGAACTTTCAGGCGGACAACAACAAAGAATTTTTTTAGCTCGTGCCTTAGCTCAACAAGGAGATATTTATTTTATGGACGAGCCTTTTCAAGGAGTTGATATCCAAACAGAAAAAAAAATTATCCAAGTTTTAAAAGATTTGCAAAAAGAAAATAAAACCATTATTGTAGTGCACCATGATTTAGAAACAGTGACTCAATATTTTGATCATGTAGTTTTGGTAAACGTACAAAAAATTGCAAGTGGTACTACGGATGAAGTTTTTAACCAAACTAATTTAACTAAAACTTTTCAAAATAAACAATTAAAAAAAGACATCCATAATTTGCAAACCCCCAAAAAAACTAAATAA
- a CDS encoding ATP-binding cassette domain-containing protein, with the protein MLKINHLFKKFQNTEVLENVSFQLPQKGLVFIIGKSGSGKSTLLNLIGGLDKPTKGNITVLGRNINEFASFELDAYRNYFLGFVFQEYNLLDNLTVFENIQMACALQSKQVDNWKIQQILKQVELDGLETRYPNQLSGGQKQRVSIARALIKNPKMILADEPTGNLDEKTGQKIFEFLKQISKDTLVVIVSHDTQSAYKYADRIIEFADGQIAKDLTKKVTKASTDKPQILQNKTYTQEEVANLLKQKNNAMELDFAPTLANENYSSQHQAMHLPLVQTHLSKQTALLVTQNILKNNKKLAFKIISTSSNVALFLTLSFLIFFNMFLWLCNLGYVTPESQAKTKTFWLLLAPLLFHIYFLGISFYQMIIHMRNIITLKNKDIGILKSLGVSDRDIHKIFHHLNIKIVIIQFLGIPLFFLIFVLFMAISASLQGKLEFFLKYLPTLYSSLKEFVPLYLFLVNIVLFFALAFAYPFFLNHVSIKKQLKKVLKKNPLTIILTVPKA; encoded by the coding sequence ATGTTAAAAATTAACCATTTATTTAAAAAATTTCAAAATACAGAAGTCCTTGAAAATGTTTCTTTTCAATTGCCTCAAAAAGGATTAGTTTTTATTATTGGTAAATCAGGTTCTGGTAAGTCTACTTTATTGAATCTCATAGGAGGGCTTGACAAACCCACTAAGGGAAATATTACAGTTTTAGGACGAAACATTAATGAATTTGCTTCATTCGAACTAGATGCTTATCGCAATTATTTTTTAGGATTTGTTTTCCAAGAATATAATTTATTAGATAATTTAACAGTTTTTGAAAATATTCAAATGGCTTGTGCACTACAATCAAAACAAGTAGATAATTGGAAAATACAACAAATATTAAAACAAGTAGAATTGGATGGTCTAGAAACTCGCTATCCTAATCAACTTTCAGGAGGACAAAAACAAAGAGTAAGTATTGCTCGTGCTTTAATTAAAAATCCTAAAATGATTTTGGCAGACGAACCTACTGGTAATTTAGATGAAAAAACAGGACAAAAAATCTTTGAATTTTTAAAACAAATATCAAAAGATACCTTAGTTGTTATAGTTTCTCATGATACCCAAAGTGCTTATAAATATGCAGACCGCATTATTGAATTTGCTGATGGTCAAATTGCAAAAGACCTTACTAAAAAAGTAACTAAAGCTTCCACTGATAAACCCCAAATATTACAAAATAAAACTTATACCCAAGAAGAAGTTGCTAATTTATTAAAACAAAAAAATAATGCTATGGAACTAGATTTTGCACCCACTTTGGCAAATGAAAATTATAGTTCTCAACATCAAGCAATGCATTTGCCTTTAGTACAAACTCATCTTTCCAAACAAACAGCTCTTTTAGTAACTCAAAATATTTTAAAAAATAATAAGAAATTAGCTTTTAAAATCATTTCTACATCTAGTAATGTTGCTTTATTCTTAACTCTTTCTTTTTTAATATTTTTCAATATGTTTCTTTGGCTTTGTAATTTAGGTTATGTCACACCAGAAAGTCAAGCCAAAACCAAAACATTTTGGTTGTTATTAGCACCTTTATTATTTCACATATATTTTTTAGGTATATCTTTTTATCAAATGATTATTCATATGAGAAATATTATCACCTTAAAAAACAAAGATATTGGCATTCTAAAATCTTTAGGGGTTTCTGATCGAGATATTCACAAAATATTTCATCATTTAAATATAAAAATAGTTATTATTCAATTTTTGGGAATTCCTTTATTCTTTTTGATATTTGTTTTATTCATGGCAATATCAGCTTCTTTGCAAGGCAAATTAGAATTCTTTTTAAAGTATTTGCCCACCCTTTACTCATCTTTAAAAGAATTTGTGCCTCTTTATTTATTTTTGGTAAATATAGTTTTATTTTTTGCTTTAGCTTTTGCTTATCCTTTTTTCTTAAATCATGTTTCAATCAAAAAACAATTAAAAAAAGTCTTAAAAAAAAATCCTTTAACTATTATTTTAACTGTTCCCAAAGCATAA
- a CDS encoding HD domain-containing protein → MKKNQTNILPKYQKGQINFFTGKVTSINQGLHFYNITLQLQDKSDINIKLEPQTKPPIQGQIYHFKTICLLKNEELILMNQTYNLAYNVLDMQTLYETYLAFYECAPISFAIVKDELENYLHKIKNKVLKQITYNLYCKNKNKFLISKAALKIHHNYYGGLGYHTLTMLKMAESLLKIYPFLNSDLLFAGTILHDMEKIKELDLEQKNYTPKGLLLGHLVMGACELEKEAQLLGFQDKEEVLLLKHMLISHHGLLEHGAAKRPQIGEAILLWYLDNIDCKLTSLQEFLQKTTTQTFTKPIPVLERKGFYKSLDLDQNNDDE, encoded by the coding sequence ATGAAAAAAAACCAAACCAACATCTTACCCAAATATCAAAAAGGACAAATCAACTTTTTTACAGGCAAAGTAACAAGCATCAATCAAGGACTTCATTTTTATAATATCACCTTGCAATTACAAGACAAAAGCGACATCAACATCAAATTAGAACCTCAAACCAAACCACCTATCCAAGGACAAATATATCATTTTAAAACTATTTGTCTTCTCAAAAATGAAGAACTTATTTTGATGAATCAAACATACAATTTAGCTTATAATGTATTAGATATGCAAACTTTGTATGAAACTTATTTAGCCTTTTATGAATGTGCTCCTATTTCTTTTGCAATAGTAAAAGACGAATTAGAAAACTATTTACATAAAATAAAAAACAAAGTCTTAAAACAAATTACTTACAATTTATATTGCAAAAACAAAAATAAATTTTTAATTTCCAAAGCAGCGTTAAAAATTCATCATAATTATTATGGCGGACTTGGTTATCATACTTTAACTATGTTAAAAATGGCAGAATCTCTTTTAAAAATTTATCCTTTTCTCAATAGTGATTTACTATTTGCAGGTACTATTTTACATGACATGGAAAAAATTAAAGAACTAGATTTAGAACAAAAAAACTATACTCCCAAAGGTTTGCTATTGGGTCATTTAGTCATGGGTGCTTGTGAATTAGAAAAAGAAGCCCAATTATTGGGTTTTCAAGATAAAGAAGAAGTATTATTATTAAAACATATGTTAATTTCTCATCATGGACTTTTAGAACATGGAGCTGCCAAAAGACCACAAATAGGAGAAGCTATTTTACTTTGGTATTTAGATAATATTGATTGCAAATTAACATCTTTACAAGAATTTTTACAAAAAACCACCACCCAAACATTTACAAAACCCATCCCTGTTTTAGAAAGAAAAGGGTTTTATAAATCATTAGATTTAGATCAAAATAATGATGATGAATAA
- a CDS encoding metal ABC transporter permease yields the protein MISFINNVVGGFELDVFLVILFCSLTLASLGVFLVLKKSSMVVDAISHSVLLGIVVAFLVVKNLNSPLLIMGAALLGVLTTYMVELLGKHSKVTKDASIGIVFTFFFSVAIILISLYTRHEHLDTDAVFLGNIELTHIKQLKKIIPLLCLNLLFVLFFYKELKIYIFDPTLAVILGFSTTLINYLLMFLVSMTAVISFDVVGSIMVISCMIGPAATSLLVTKNLYNSFLLSLWFAFVNSSLGYYLAIGLNLPVSGLIAFMNLVNFLLFFFLAPKTGIVAKMIKNNLQKKEFMIISLLIHLKNHQDQLQKNHFQEIYKDLKWSLSRYNKCLNNALKKGYIQIKQNQVILNDSGNYILEEKIALWI from the coding sequence ATGATAAGTTTTATAAATAATGTTGTTGGTGGCTTTGAACTAGATGTTTTTTTAGTTATTTTATTTTGTTCTTTGACTTTGGCTAGTTTAGGAGTTTTTTTAGTATTGAAAAAGTCTTCTATGGTAGTTGATGCTATTAGTCATAGTGTTTTATTAGGAATAGTTGTAGCTTTTTTAGTAGTTAAAAATCTTAATTCCCCTCTTTTAATTATGGGAGCTGCTTTATTAGGTGTGCTTACAACTTATATGGTAGAACTTTTAGGCAAACATTCTAAAGTTACCAAAGATGCTTCTATTGGGATTGTGTTTACTTTTTTCTTTTCGGTAGCAATTATTTTGATAAGTCTTTATACAAGACACGAACATTTAGATACTGATGCTGTTTTTTTAGGCAATATTGAACTTACCCACATTAAACAACTCAAAAAAATTATTCCTCTTTTATGTCTTAATTTGTTGTTTGTGCTTTTCTTTTATAAAGAATTAAAAATCTATATTTTCGACCCTACTCTTGCTGTAATCCTCGGCTTTTCCACTACTTTAATTAATTATTTATTGATGTTTTTAGTTTCTATGACAGCCGTTATTTCTTTTGATGTAGTTGGTTCTATTATGGTAATTTCTTGTATGATTGGACCTGCTGCTACATCTCTTTTAGTTACTAAGAATCTATATAATAGCTTTTTGCTTTCTTTATGGTTTGCATTTGTGAATTCTAGTCTTGGTTATTATTTGGCAATTGGACTTAATTTACCAGTATCAGGATTAATTGCTTTTATGAATTTAGTGAACTTTTTGCTTTTTTTCTTCTTAGCCCCTAAAACTGGAATTGTTGCCAAAATGATTAAAAATAATTTGCAAAAAAAAGAATTTATGATTATTTCTTTACTAATTCATCTCAAAAATCATCAAGATCAATTACAAAAAAACCATTTTCAAGAGATTTATAAAGATCTAAAATGGTCTTTATCTCGTTATAATAAATGTCTTAATAATGCTTTAAAAAAAGGCTATATTCAAATAAAGCAAAATCAAGTAATACTAAATGATTCAGGAAACTATATTTTAGAAGAAAAAATTGCTCTTTGGATATAA